One window of Cucurbita pepo subsp. pepo cultivar mu-cu-16 chromosome LG19, ASM280686v2, whole genome shotgun sequence genomic DNA carries:
- the LOC111781527 gene encoding protein FAR1-RELATED SEQUENCE 4, with product MDSNAIVCSSMTEPCPGMEFESHENAYSFYRDYAKTMGFGTAKLSSRRSRASKEFIDAKFSCTRYGNKQQSDDAINPRPSPKIGCKASMHVKRKQNGKWYVYSFVKDHNHELLPSQVHLFRSHRNTDLLKNDVRIRRRKNLAAMSKMFSAYQNVDCLESYVKNQHDKGRTLVLESGDAQILLELFMHMQEENPKFFYAVDLNEEHQLRNVFWVDGKGMEDYVRFGDVVSFDTTYFTNKYKLPLVLFIGVNHHIQPTLLGCALIADETVNTFSWLIQTWYIAMGERAPQVMLTDQNTNIKAVIEAVLPGTRHYFCLWYILQKIPKNLEFLSMWHEGFMEEFKNCVFKSWTKEQFEKRWQKLLDGFSLREVEWMQYLYDDRAYWVPSFARDVSFAGLCTFSRMESLNSFFDKYVKIETSLTEFIERYKDILEDRYEEEAKANFDAWHDTPELKSPSPFEKQVSLVYTHEIFKKFQMEVLGAAACHLKKETEDATTTTYTVKDIEDGQNYVVECSHSNSDIYCSCRSFEYKGFLCRHAIIVLQMSGVFSIPSKYVLQRWTNTATSRNPINEKLDEVQCKVRRFNDLCRRAIILGEEGSLSQESYDIALSAINEALKQCATVSRSNSAENDVRPDNSGILVFGIEEDNQCSSSLAVENSPDLKVINAKKNPKRAGSSKEPAANEISKNGKVSQPLDANAGSQDDFNQLELSDMRPIQLHGISPTQLHNMVPTLLHNVTPTQFHSMTSAHLHESLHPR from the exons ATGGATTCCAATGCGATCGTGTGCAGTTCTATGACAGAGCCATGCCCTGGCATGGAATTTGAATCTCATGAAAATGCATATTCATTCTATAGAGACTACGCCAAGACTATGGGCTTTGGAACTGCCAAATTGAGTAGCCGTCGTTCTAGGGCATCTAAGGAATTTATTGATGCCAAATTTTCATGCACAAGATATGGCAATAAGCAACAATCTGATGACGCTATCAACCCACGACCCTCACCAAAAATTGGTTGTAAGGCGAGCATGCATGTGAAGAGAAAACAGAATGGGAAGTGGTATGTTTATAGTTTTGTAAAAGATCATAATCACGAGCTTTTACCATCTCAAGTTCACCTTTTTAGAAGCCACCGAAACACTGATCTACTCAAGAATGATGTCAGAATACGGAGACGAAAGAATTTAGCTGCCATGTCAAAAATGTTCAGTGCTTATCAGAATGTTGATTGTTTAGAAAGCTATGTGAAAAACCAACACGATAAAGGCCGCACTTTGGTCCTAGAATCAGGGGATGCGCAAAttcttcttgaactttttatgCACATGCAGGAAGAGAATCCAAAATTCTTTTATGCAGTTGATTTGAATGAAGAGCACCAGTTGCGCAATGTGTTCTGGGTTGATGGCAAAGGAATGGAAGATTATGTGCGCTTTGGAGATGTGGTTTCATTTGACACCACTTATTTCACAAACAAGTATAAGCTACCATTAGTTCTTTTCATAGGAGTGAACCATCATATTCAACCTACTTTACTTGGTTGTGCACTGATTGCAGATGAGACAGTTAATACATTCAGTTGGTTAATACAAACATGGTACATAGCAATGGGAGAACGAGCACCACAGGTGATGCTTACTGACCAAAATACCAATATTAAAGCAGTCATTGAGGCAGTTCTTCCTGGAACACGTCACTACTTTTGTCTGTGGTATATTTTGCAAAAGATTCCAAAAAATCTCGAATTTTTAAGCATGTGGCATGAGGGTTTTATGGAGGAGTTCAAGAACTGTGTTTTTAAGTCATGGACTAAGGAACAGTTCGAAAAGAGGTGGCAGAAATTGCTCGATGGATTTAGTCTTAGAGAAGTTGAGTGGATGCAATATTTGTATGATGATCGTGCTTATTGGGTGCCTTCTTTTGCTAGAGACGTTTCTTTCGCTGGCTTATGCACATTTTCACGCATGGAAAGTCTGAACTCTTTTTTTGACAAATATGTTAAGATTGAAACATCCTTGACGGAGTTTATAGAGCGATATAAAGACATTCTTGAGGATCGATATGAGGAAGAAGCAAAGGCAAATTTTGATGCTTGGCATGATACACCGGAATTGAAGTCTCCATCTCCATTTGAGAAACAAGTTTCACTAGTATATACGCAtgaaatctttaaaaaatttcaaatggaGGTTTTGGGAGCTGCTGCTTGCCATCTTAAGAAAGAAACTGAAGATGCAACTACTACGACATACACTGTCAAAGACATTGAAGATGGTCAGAATTATGTTGTCGAATGCAGTCACTCAAATTCAGATATATATTGCTCCTGCCGCTCATTTGAATATAAAGGTTTCCTCTGTAGACATGCCATTATTGTTCTCCAAATGTCTGGCGTTTTCAGTATACCATCCAAATATGTACTGCAGCGTTGGACTAACACTGCTACGAGCAGGAATCCAATTAACGAAAAGTTGGATGAGGTGCAATGTAAGGTCCGTCGTTTTAATGACCTTTGTCGAAGAGCTATAATATTGGGTGAAGAAGGGTCTTTGTCTCAGGAGAGTTATGACATTGCACTTTCGGCAATTAATGAAGCCTTGAAACAATGTGCAACTGTGAGTAGGAGTAATTCTGCAGAAAATGATGTGAGGCCTGACAACTCAGGAATTCTTGTTTTTGGTATCGAGGAGGACAACCAATGCAGCAGCAGTTTAGCTGTTGAGAATTCACCTGATCTTAAAGTGATTAATGCTAAAAAGAATCCTAAGAGGGCAGGGTCGAGCAAGGAACCTGCAGCCAATGAAATCAGCAAAAATGGAAAG GTATCTCAACCATTGGATGCAAATGCTGGATCCCAGGATGACTTCAATCAATTG GAGTTGAGCGATATGCGGCCAATCCAATTGCATGGAATATCACCGACGCAATTGCATAACATGGTGCCAACACTGCTTCATAATGTGACACCAACACAGTTTCACAGCATGACTTCTGCACATTTGCATGAGAGTCTTCATCCTCGTTGA
- the LOC111781530 gene encoding mitochondrial amidoxime-reducing component 1: protein MANVSAIFIYPIKSCGGISVPQAPLTPTGLRWDRQWLVVNYKGRAYTQRVEPKLSLVEVELSNDAFLEDWKPSDTSFLVIKAPGMDVLKVPLREPPENTDGVSVWEWSGSALDEGDAPSKWFSDFLGKPCRLVRFNAASQSRKVNADYGPGHQIMFSDQFPYLLISQGSLDALNEVLKEPVSINRFRPNILVDGCEPFSEDLWTEIGIDKFIFQCVRLCARCKVPSINQETGIAGPEPNETLKKIRSDTVLRPKHAQKGQIFFGQNLVWKNLTTEGKGKIIKVGDKVNILGKVSSVAEAVA, encoded by the exons ATGGCTAACGTCTCTGCAATTTTCATTTACCCAATCAAATCATGCGGCGGTATTTCAGTTCCCCAAGCACCTCTTACCCCTACTG GACTTCGATGGGACCGTCAATGGTTGGTTGTGAACTATAAAGGAAGGGCATACACTCAGAGAGTTGAACCTAAGCTTTCTCTGGTCGAGGTGGAGCTGTCGAACGATGCATTCTTGGAAGATTGGAAGCCGTCTGATACCTCGTTTCTTG TCATAAAAGCACCTGGAATGGATGTCTTAAAGGTTCCCCTGCGTGAACCGCCGGAGAATACAGATGGTGTCTCTGTTTGGGAATGGTCTGGCTCTGCACTGGATGAGGGAGACGCTCCATCAAAGTGGTTTTCAGATTTTCTTGGAAAACCCTGTCGGTTGGTTCGCTTTAATGCAG CTTCACAGTCAAGGAAAGTGAATGCCGACTATGGTCCTGGACACCAAATCATGTTTTCTGACCAGTTTCCGTACTTGCTGATATCTCAG GGATCTTTGGATGCCTTGAATGAAGTGCTCAAAGAACCCGTATCAATTAACCGCTTTAGACCCAA CATTCTTGTTGATGGCTGTGAACCATTCTCCGAGGATTTGTGGACTGAAATTGGAATAGACAAGTTCATATTTCAGTGTGTTAGGCTATGCGCTCGCTGCAAG GTACCTTCAATAAACCAAGAGACTGGAATTGCAGGACCTGAGCCGAATGAAACACTGAAGAAAATCAGGTCCGACACAGTCCTGCGTCCAAAGCATGCACAGAAGGGACAA ATTTTCTTTGGCCAGAACTTGGTGTGGAAAAATTTAACAACtgaagggaagggaaaaatcataaaagtgGGAGATAAAGTCAACATACTGGGAAAGGTTTCCTCTGTAGCGGAAGCAGTCGCCTGA